The window tgtaaacttttgacctcaactgtatgtctCATGAAGAAAACttgcatacaaaaatatatatatatatatatatatatatatatttatcagcaaaaatgacagaatattttaaatgattggaTATGTgcctaatagcacacatttatctaggtttaatgtttaaactaacattgatttatacttgaactgttttatatctatagattttatttcaggCAAGTCATGATGAcatgagaaggcaaaattgatcaaacatgaTCAGTCTTCCGCAGGCCGCTTTGtccttactttaaaaaacaaaaacttatatttacttataataaaaataaaaataaaaaaaacttcaaaacgtttttttgtaaattaaaaaactaaatataatcactttgctattgcatacaaaactgaactattttaatagctgaaacaggACACGCACTGTCTGTGGTAGTTTGGCAAGGATCGGTTCCAGAATTAAATCACTGAGGATGCtctcacaaatatttttgtccCGTCAATTGCTTTGGTTATCACTGTGTCAGTCACTGCTATTTCGAGAACGAATCCCGCATAAATATGCAGATGTCATCCCGACACATTGCACCGTGTAAAACGAATGTTTCATACAAATTCTGAATGGATTATATAGCCTAGAAAGTCCCTTCATTATCACTTAAAAGCGTCAATTATCTCAGTTCAGtgcacttgaaaaaaaaaaacgatccgGCGCTTTCAGAGGTGAGTGAATTCTGACAAACTAAAACGTTTTTGATTGGCCATTGCGTTCAAGAAATCagcagatatgtctgtgattgtCTACACTGCTTAGCGCTGCAAAAACACGTTGAATAGAATAGTGGCAGATCGTCAGTTGCTTTTGCTTTCTTTTGAGGGTATTTAGCACCGTCTAATACATCCGTACAACCGGGACTGGGCATGGCAAACCGCTCCAATTGCAGCGTGGCTGACAATGGGGATGACTAACCATCTGGGAGGGGGgcaatacataaatatatatatttttttaatttatttattttttattttatttttttctcattaacaGAATACCTAGAATCCTCCCAGTCCCTAAACACCAGTTCCCTAAATATCAGAATGTGGAAGTGAATGTACTTTATAGTTATTGCATAATGGATTATTATATAAGTAAGTTGttcttttgatttttcatttaaagaagTAAGTGACTCCTAATTTTACTTCCATTATACGGTCTCAAAAATAAGAATGGATTACTCTgaagaatacattaaaatggAGATGGAATGTGAACCAAAGAAATCATTTCGGAGAGGTttgaaaaatttacaaaatttgtaTTTGATACGGAAAGAAACTTTTTGAGAAACTAACTTGAATCTTAAGGCATTAAACTAATATGACTTTTACAGCTGAGGTGAAATGGAAAATGTTTCATTAAGTCCTGcggttacatttttttcaatgtcttgacacctttttttaaattatcacTACAAAAGCTTATAGAACTTATCCAACTTTTTATTTGGAATGTAATTGGAATTGAGAATGCCACtatgcattttttcttttccgCTTTAATTATTGATCACATTTATGTGCTAAGTATGGTTATTAATGTTTTCTGATACATGTATCTTAGTACTTTTGCTTATACACAGTGGTTGTAATATTACTCTAACCtcttttaaagtattaaagttCAAAGACGGAGAAGaaattaacaatataaatgaatcaagtgtatgttCTTTCTGCAGGTCTTCCATGCAGGAAACAAACTGGCATCCTTGTGATTCTAGGAACAGTCTACATGACTGTTTTCATGGTCATGACTTTTGTCATCTGTGAGTGAATTAAACACCAcagttataatattatattataatattaaaatattgctgtaattgtgctagttttttttttcaccatttttcaTAGTTGTCCTGTAGTGTTaccaattaatttttaaaatattacctgTATTCTctctattaatattatattaaaaaaaaaagtgttaaaatagttttagattAAGTGTATGTCACAATGTTCTAAAAACTGCTCAGTTAACTAACTCACCAGTAACTGTAACATGAATCTTGTTCGTATCTATGAACTGAGTTTACAGAGATTTGCATTACCGCATGGAGAGAAGCTGGAAAATGTGACagtttatttgcttgtttatctgtttattttggTTTGAAGATTCACATCAAGAACGAAACTTCTCAATGCTTCAGAGTTGGATGAACAGCCATACTTCTGATCTAACCTCAGTCAAATCTGATTTTCAGATCACAGGTGAGAACTTCACCATCATTGTTACAGATTAGTCTTGGTAatggatttttaattaattattacttttgataGGTGGTGATCTAGAAAAGAAAGTTGCAGAGCTGCAGACCTTAGTATCCAGCTTGAGTTCACATATGAACACATCTGGACCAAGCAACCCAATGACCAGGGGTTAGtgtcttgtcttgttttattttgtgcaacATCATTTAattgaactaaaaatgaactaaaaaatgatttgcatttttttttttgttagtaatattttgatCATAAATTCATCATAAAGTGTCAACATAACTCTTCAAATGTCCTCCATAAAAATTGTCACATTACTAATGTTTGTTTGGaggaaaatatttaatcaattaatttttgCATGACTCTGACAAGTCAATCTCAACAGAACATGACGGCTAGCTATGCCTTTCTTCTTTGACACTAAAATAGTCTAAGATATGACATCTGCATAAAAAGCAttgattatttacttattaattgTCTCTCTGACTCTATATGCATTAGAAATGCACATAAAGTTGTCTAGTATCGAGACCCTGATGACCGGTCTTGGTTCGTCACTGAATTCACTCGCATCCAAACAAGAAGGAAACCTACAAAAGCTGGGTGAATTTACTTTTCAGTTTTGAATTCTCaactttaaaacaacatttcaaagattttaaactgtttattaaTTGGCCCAATGATGaaactttctctctttttttctccaacaGAGCGACAGCAAGATGTGTCATACACTGAAGTCAAGAGTTTGATGGACAGTTTGAGTTCTGCAGTATCAGATCTTAGGGATACACTAGCACACAATTTGATGACATCTGTTTTTTCTATTCCACACACACAACGCATCTTGAGTAAGGcctaaaatgatattaaaatgaacagaaatattattttaaaaacgttactaaacacttcatttaaaaatattctacAGAATTAAGTTTTTCCTACACTAAAGGTAACCATGcagacatatatatttttttttcttcaactaAAGTGGTCATGTCAAACTCGCTGTCAGAGCTGAAGCATTCAGTCGAGCAAATGAGATCATCTATTCAAACACTTTCTTACAAACTATCATTTACAAGTGAGTAAATTCTAATTCTAAACTCAGCGTGCAATACTGCTCTCAAATATATGTGGCTTTATATGTCTTCGTGCTACACCATTACgcactctttttttctcttgctTACACAGATTTACTTACACCAGGCTGTACTGAACCTGATTGGATCCCGTTCAGAAACAGCTGTTACCTGTTCTCAGATAATACAATGAACTGGACCGAAGCAAAGGATTACTGCGAAGAGAAGGGCGCGATGCTTCTAAAAATAGAAGATGGTTCAGAGAAGGAGTGGGTGCGTAACAGACACACACCTTTTTCCTCGATACCTTCTATTTTGTCTTTCTGAGGTTCTTGTTAATATTTACCTCCATTCCTAGCAATTTGTAACCAACTTTGCCAAACCACATGACTATTGGATTGGTCTTACGGACGAGAGCACAGGGCAATGGAGATGGACGGATGACACTCCGTACACCATTAATAAAGAGTGAGTtgaatatccaccttattttacCCGGGAGAGTGGGCACGACCATTTGGGtttggcttccagtctcatccacatccagctatacaaaacagcttgttttccTGCTTGACATTGCAGATTGGTGTGAcctaccatattattttaatgtattatcttaattatgaacacactggtttgtagtgcaaacagttttactgtttcctgcatgtttttattcttctcgtaatttccctatagcagataATGAATCGGAAGTCTCATcaataggcttacttccacattgaagaataaggtggacaGAGAACTGGATATTTTGGTTCTGgataattaatgtattattgaGAACTCACATTCAAGACCAAATATAAACAGATCTAACATAAACCATGATTGCATATACTAACATACAGTGTTGAgggttacgtaatcagattacttttactaagtaactttttaatttacaagaaaatatctgagctactttttcaaataagtaacacctgTTACTTTGTTTTCACATTTACTGAATGACTAGTCTCCTGTCCCCATATTGAGAGAGAAGCTTTGTGTGTGCGGTGTGAACATGATACTGTAGTTCTAATGAACAAGCATTTACTCATCTCATttgcaaaaaacagattcagtattcatcaaaatgaattaaaatagtgaaatgcaaactctgAATATGACGctaacctgcaataattaaatgttaatttaatcccattttattaaccaatgtctttgctgcagACCTTTGAcgatccagttcaaccatactaataatggctttagataaactaacatttgtgctttattgttttttttgttttgttttttattgctgaagagtgttgaactttcttttccTGCGTTCAACTGTACAGACgttaatttacttttccttcagcctgaggcttattcatttcactttggtgtgaaagggcttttacatttgctaaaaatagaactttttatattaaaaacaaacaagcaagccctgtccagattttaaaagtaacgcaaaagtaatgtaacacattacttgccataaaaagtaactaagtaccataattagttacttttttaggaagCAAtatacaatattgtaatgcattacttttaaaagtaactttccccaataCTGCTAACATATACTAAGTGTTTACTATTCATTATTTAGAccagtggtctcaaactcaattcctggagggccacagctctgcagagtttagctgcaACCAGCTTCAAATCACACTTGCTTGGAAGTTTGttgtaatcctgaagaccttcattagctggatcaggtgtgtttgattagggttggagttaaactgtgcagagctgtggcttTCCAGGATTTGAGTTTAAGACCAATGATctagaccaggggtggcgaatgtcggtcctggagagcagCAGCCCTGCATAGGTTtgtttcaaccctaatcaaacacacctgaacaagctaaacaaggtctgaagggttactaggaagCTACAGGCCAGTAAGTTTTtcttagggttggagctgaactgcagctctccaggaacggagttcgccacccctgatctAGACTTTGGTGACCCGCCATAGTCTGATCCCCGGGGGCCCAATCTTGGTTTTGGTGTTCGGCAGAGTTTAGCTCttaacttgcctcaacacacctgcctgtttctagtatgcctaataagagcttgattagctggttcaggtgtgtctaattggggttggagctaaactctgcaggatacggccttccaggaccaagtttgggcacccctggtctaatCTGTCCCACCACAGTTTCATAATGAaccaaacatattttaaaacatattataataaataacataagagTCTCTAACGTTGTGTTTTGTTCCAAGATAAAAGCTTGTCAGTTGTTATCATAGTACCCTTTCAGCGTTTAAGGGGATTTTGCAGGGCTGGCGTCAGAGCTGTTCAATTCATTGAATCAACACCATTGGTTTCTATGAAGTGAAACATCAGCTTCAACATTACTTGGGTGACTGATTGACTGAAGGGTTTTAATGAGGACTCATTCACAAAGACAGTCCCTTGCCGCCATCTACTGGTATACAATGTAACTGCACTGACTAGTGCTGAAATATTATCATTGTATAGTCAGTGGCATAAAATGGgcttaaattacaataatattgtcTATCACTTATTATTTCTGGGGCCCAACAAAAAGTAGTTATCATGATAGGTCAActgtaagtaaaataatatacttagaaaatactcatttttaatttacctgtattttacattacatttgttttacaatACACTTTACTTGTCtaaggataataataataataataataataataataataagtattactattattatattaattgtctggcttcctaaaacacaaGTGTGAATGTAATGTAGACAGACACACTTCATCACAACTAAAAGGTGGTTTAAAGTTCAGGTCAGGACTAAGTCCAGgactttttac of the Labeo rohita strain BAU-BD-2019 unplaced genomic scaffold, IGBB_LRoh.1.0 scaffold_1098, whole genome shotgun sequence genome contains:
- the LOC127157503 gene encoding C-type lectin domain family 10 member A-like translates to MDYSEEYIKMEMECEPKKSFRRGLPCRKQTGILVILGTVYMTVFMVMTFVIYSHQERNFSMLQSWMNSHTSDLTSVKSDFQITGGDLEKKVAELQTLVSSLSSHMNTSGPSNPMTREMHIKLSSIETLMTGLGSSLNSLASKQEGNLQKLERQQDVSYTEVKSLMDSLSSAVSDLRDTLAHNLMTSVFSIPHTQRILMVMSNSLSELKHSVEQMRSSIQTLSYKLSFTNLLTPGCTEPDWIPFRNSCYLFSDNTMNWTEAKDYCEEKGAMLLKIEDGSEKEWQFVTNFAKPHDYWIGLTDESTGQWRWTDDTPYTINKEHWAPGQPDDWNEHGLGEEGEDCGQITFNGMLNDVHCSTKMKYICEMQK